The Verrucomicrobiota bacterium region GGAAGGATATTCCTCCTCCGGGGTTTATCTTGGTGCCTGCGGGATTAGGCTCCGGGGTAATAGGGGCATTCATTCTGGCAATCGGTCAGGTGAGTCCGCCCGAACCATTTTTATACCTTTTTGCACAGTTACTCCTTTACCAAGGTTTTTTGCTTTTGCCGGTGATGGGGATCGGGGCTTTTCTTCTGCCGCGGTTTTTTGGAGAGGTCAGTAAACATAACTTTCCTGAGTCAATGGCAGTTCCTCCCGGATGGATGGGCAAGGCCTTGGTGTCGGGTTTGGCCGGAGGCCTTGTGATCGTGAGTTTCGCCATTGAGGCCGGGGGGCAAATTGTCTGGGGCTGCCTTTTGAGGGGAGCCGTGGTTCTCGCTTATTTCCTGATGGAGATGAATTTACTCCAAAACTGGAAAGCCCGGGGGACTTTGGCACTGTCATTGCGCATAGCTTTAATTTGTTTTCCTGCGGGGTTATTTGCTGTGGCGAGTGCCCCGTTGCACCGCGTGGCGCTTTTACATGTATTTTTTATGGGAGGTTTTTGCCTGCTATGCTTTACCGTGGCTTCGCGAGTGGTGATGGGGCATTCAGGCCATTCCCACCTGCTCTCAGGCCGGCTCAAACCAATGATCTTTTTCTTGGTAATGCTGATCTTGGCCTTATTATGCCGGGTAAGTGCAGATTTTATCCCAGAGGTACGACTTTCGCATTATGATTATGCCGCTATTCTTTTATCAGGAGGGATATTGGTTTGGTTAATGGCATATTTGCCTTTGATGAAAATGGAGGAACCCAAATAGACGATTATGGAAATCACAGGACAAAATTCACTTTATGACCGGATCGGTGGCAAAGACGGCGTTATGCGTCTACTGAATGATTTTTACGGGCGGGTGAAGCTCGATCCCGTGCTCGGCCCGGTATTTGCCTCGCGAATTGAGAATTGGGAAGAACATTTGGAGAAGATTCACCGGTTCTGGAGCTTCCAAACCGGAGGACCGGATGTTTATGAGGGCGGTATGGGCCGACATGTTGGTTTACCCGTGGATACTCATCATTTTGACAAGTGGATCGATGAATGGACTATATCCTGCCGGAAGATTCTTGCACCTGAGGAAGCGGGTCAAATGGTCATGGTCGCCCTACGATTCAGGAAGATCCTCGAGCAAATGATCGAGATGAACCGACGGGCAATTTAAAGCCCCAGGATCACGGCGCTAATTTGCGCTGGGTAAATCTTGAGCAGGTGCTTGGATGGGAGAGGGCAGGTATTTTCGATAGAGATGGTATTCTCTATTGCAACTTTTATGGATTCAATGGTTTAATTTCTCCCGTGGATTACTTTTCATTCAAAAAAACGAT contains the following coding sequences:
- a CDS encoding NnrS family protein, which gives rise to MSGSRQAVISSQNQPYYSLAVKEPFRILFILGSLIAVFGIMLWPLNHWGVIGFYPNIAHARIMVEGFLGCFVIGFLGTALPRILDVEQLTVFETPIFALLMIFVVALHFLQKTFWGDILFAVTFSGFMMALLVRAILRKDIPPPGFILVPAGLGSGVIGAFILAIGQVSPPEPFLYLFAQLLLYQGFLLLPVMGIGAFLLPRFFGEVSKHNFPESMAVPPGWMGKALVSGLAGGLVIVSFAIEAGGQIVWGCLLRGAVVLAYFLMEMNLLQNWKARGTLALSLRIALICFPAGLFAVASAPLHRVALLHVFFMGGFCLLCFTVASRVVMGHSGHSHLLSGRLKPMIFFLVMLILALLCRVSADFIPEVRLSHYDYAAILLSGGILVWLMAYLPLMKMEEPK
- a CDS encoding group III truncated hemoglobin, giving the protein MEITGQNSLYDRIGGKDGVMRLLNDFYGRVKLDPVLGPVFASRIENWEEHLEKIHRFWSFQTGGPDVYEGGMGRHVGLPVDTHHFDKWIDEWTISCRKILAPEEAGQMVMVALRFRKILEQMIEMNRRAI